In a genomic window of Methylovirgula sp. 4M-Z18:
- a CDS encoding alkaline phosphatase family protein, which translates to MRKFMASLLLGTSLACAAAPANAKPYEHVLLISVDGLHAVDLANYVAAHPQGTMAALQKTGVFYPNALTTNPSDSFPGFVAQVTGGTPAVTGVYYDDSFDRSYFAADSKCQGNPGTEVDFAESIDVDDTRLDGGGTPGKPMTQIDPAKLPRVLVNGECKPVFPHEFVRVNNVFEIVHGHGGRTAWSDKHPAYEWVGGPSGKGLDDFYALEQDSLIPGTKVKTTGSFKAEREFDEARVKAVINEMKGFDSTGADKQPVPALFGLNFQAVSVGQKLPKAGPGDDAGLIGGYADADGTPNNGLGVQLDYVDHALGELVGALRDNKLEDSTLIVVASKHGQSPIDASKFQPTDEDPYTKIPGYAFHIADDASLIWLKPEERAKSLTAAADYLKDQGKALGIGQLLTSNQVALAYQDPASDTRAPDFIVTVNPGVVYTGGKKIAEHGGSNANDRNVALLLSNPSIQPRTITALVQTTQVAPTILQALGYDPKELQAVQKEATQALPGAPF; encoded by the coding sequence ATGCGTAAATTTATGGCCAGTCTTTTGCTCGGCACGTCGCTGGCGTGTGCTGCGGCTCCGGCGAATGCCAAGCCCTATGAACATGTGTTGCTGATTTCGGTCGACGGCCTGCATGCCGTGGATTTGGCCAATTACGTTGCCGCCCATCCGCAAGGCACGATGGCGGCTCTTCAGAAGACAGGTGTGTTCTACCCGAACGCCCTCACCACCAATCCGTCCGATTCCTTCCCCGGTTTCGTCGCGCAGGTGACCGGCGGCACGCCCGCTGTGACCGGCGTCTACTATGACGACTCGTTCGATCGCAGCTATTTCGCCGCGGATTCGAAATGTCAGGGCAATCCCGGCACTGAAGTTGATTTCGCCGAAAGCATCGACGTCGACGATACGCGCCTCGACGGCGGCGGCACACCTGGCAAGCCGATGACCCAGATCGATCCGGCCAAGCTGCCGCGCGTGCTGGTGAACGGCGAATGCAAGCCGGTGTTTCCGCATGAGTTCGTCCGCGTAAACAATGTGTTCGAGATCGTGCACGGCCACGGCGGGCGCACCGCCTGGAGCGACAAGCATCCGGCGTATGAATGGGTCGGCGGCCCGTCCGGCAAGGGGCTCGATGATTTTTATGCGCTGGAACAGGATTCGCTCATTCCCGGCACCAAAGTGAAAACCACCGGCAGCTTCAAGGCCGAGCGTGAGTTTGACGAGGCGCGCGTGAAGGCAGTGATCAATGAAATGAAGGGCTTCGACTCGACGGGCGCAGATAAGCAGCCGGTGCCGGCGCTGTTCGGCCTGAATTTCCAGGCAGTGAGCGTCGGGCAGAAATTGCCGAAAGCCGGGCCTGGCGACGATGCCGGCTTGATCGGCGGTTACGCAGATGCAGATGGCACGCCGAACAATGGGCTTGGCGTGCAGCTCGATTATGTCGATCATGCTTTGGGCGAATTGGTCGGCGCCTTGCGCGACAATAAGCTTGAAGATTCGACACTCATCGTCGTTGCGTCGAAACATGGCCAATCGCCGATCGATGCGTCGAAATTCCAGCCGACCGACGAGGATCCCTACACCAAAATTCCGGGCTATGCGTTCCATATCGCCGACGATGCCTCGTTGATCTGGCTGAAGCCGGAAGAGCGGGCAAAATCGCTGACCGCCGCGGCCGATTACCTGAAGGATCAAGGCAAGGCGCTCGGCATTGGCCAATTGCTGACCAGCAATCAGGTGGCGCTTGCCTATCAGGATCCCGCCAGCGATACGCGCGCACCCGATTTCATCGTGACGGTCAATCCCGGCGTCGTCTATACGGGGGGCAAGAAAATCGCCGAGCACGGCGGCAGCAATGCCAATGACCGCAACGTGGCGCTGCTCTTGAGCAATCCGTCGATCCAGCCGCGCACGATCACGGCGCTGGTGCAGACGACGCAAGTGGCGCCGACGATTCTGCAGGCTCTGGGCTATGACCCGAAGGAATTGCAGGCGGTGCAGAAGGAAGCGACACAGGCATTGCCGGGGGCGCCGTTCTGA
- a CDS encoding ABC transporter substrate-binding protein, which yields MKQDFRNWLFGAAAVAALGTGLMGAAQAADLKVSMMVGGIDKQIYLPYQLAQNLGFFKKHGIEMELSTENDAVGAEDAMISGQVDMAGAWYNHTIDFQLKGKKVVDIIQLSGAPGEREMCAKDSNVKTPADWKGKTVGVTDIGSGTDALTLYLAARSDVTSDQFSRLGVGAGATLIAGLQHGQIVCGMTTQPTVTAIEKKGIGYSAFDLATTEGTKKWLGGTWPTASIIVRADWVEKHPEETQRVVTAMVETMHWIATHSAADIADNMPKDFVSNQLITKQDYIDALTKDKDQFLPDGMMPEDGPKTVLDVLTKAGKIKGEVDLAKTYTNDYVIKANKELGFTK from the coding sequence ATGAAACAGGATTTTCGCAATTGGCTGTTCGGCGCCGCGGCCGTGGCCGCGCTTGGCACCGGCCTGATGGGCGCGGCGCAGGCCGCGGACCTCAAAGTGTCGATGATGGTCGGCGGCATCGATAAGCAGATCTATCTGCCCTATCAGCTGGCGCAGAACCTCGGCTTCTTCAAGAAGCACGGCATCGAGATGGAACTGTCGACGGAGAACGACGCGGTCGGCGCGGAAGACGCGATGATCTCGGGCCAGGTCGACATGGCCGGCGCCTGGTACAATCACACGATCGACTTCCAGCTGAAGGGCAAGAAGGTCGTCGACATCATCCAATTGTCGGGCGCGCCGGGCGAGCGGGAAATGTGCGCCAAGGATTCGAACGTCAAGACGCCGGCGGATTGGAAGGGCAAGACGGTGGGCGTGACCGACATCGGCTCGGGCACCGACGCGCTGACCCTCTATCTCGCCGCGCGCAGCGACGTGACCTCGGACCAGTTCAGCCGGCTCGGGGTCGGCGCCGGGGCGACGCTGATCGCCGGCCTGCAGCACGGCCAGATCGTCTGCGGCATGACCACGCAGCCGACCGTGACGGCGATCGAGAAGAAGGGCATCGGCTATTCGGCCTTTGACCTTGCGACCACCGAGGGCACGAAGAAATGGCTCGGCGGCACCTGGCCGACCGCCTCGATCATCGTGCGCGCCGATTGGGTGGAAAAGCATCCCGAAGAGACCCAGCGGGTAGTCACCGCCATGGTCGAGACGATGCACTGGATCGCGACCCACAGCGCCGCCGACATTGCCGACAACATGCCGAAGGACTTCGTCAGCAACCAGCTCATCACCAAGCAGGATTACATCGACGCGCTGACCAAGGACAAGGACCAGTTCCTGCCCGACGGCATGATGCCGGAGGACGGCCCCAAGACCGTGCTCGACGTGCTCACCAAGGCCGGCAAGATCAAGGGCGAGGTCGATCTTGCCAAGACCTACACCAACGACTACGTCATCAAGGCCAATAAGGAATTGGGCTTTACCAAGTAA
- a CDS encoding ABC transporter permease, which yields MSEITSSAPAAKSPAQSRRQKVLIGQVAVFVLWMATWQILSYFEVIDPFISASPSSVVVRLVDWLINGTALGSFWYQVLVTLWEAAVGFVLGVVGGVFFGILLGQIDYLADVFNPYIKFFNAVPRIVLGSIFVMWLGLGLPAKALLAAVLVFFVVFFNAFQGARSVDPNLVNNIRILGGSRLDVVRNVVLPSALTWIIASLHVALGLAIVGAIVGEILGAQHGLGLLIKFSQNNFDSPGVYGCMFVIGAIVLSVEAIMARVEKRLLAWQKPKSSNAAQDA from the coding sequence ATGAGCGAGATCACCTCATCCGCACCCGCCGCGAAAAGCCCGGCGCAAAGCCGGCGCCAGAAGGTGCTGATCGGCCAGGTGGCCGTGTTCGTGCTCTGGATGGCGACCTGGCAGATCCTCTCTTATTTCGAAGTGATCGATCCGTTCATTTCCGCCTCGCCGAGCAGCGTCGTGGTGCGCCTCGTCGATTGGCTCATCAACGGCACGGCGCTCGGCTCGTTCTGGTATCAGGTGCTGGTGACTTTGTGGGAGGCGGCGGTCGGCTTCGTGCTCGGGGTCGTCGGCGGGGTGTTCTTCGGCATTCTGCTCGGCCAGATCGACTATCTCGCCGACGTGTTCAACCCTTACATCAAATTCTTCAACGCGGTGCCGCGCATCGTGCTCGGCTCGATCTTCGTCATGTGGCTCGGTCTCGGCCTGCCGGCCAAGGCGCTGCTGGCGGCGGTGCTGGTGTTCTTCGTGGTGTTCTTCAACGCCTTCCAGGGGGCGCGCAGCGTCGATCCGAACCTCGTCAACAACATCCGCATCCTGGGCGGCTCGCGGCTCGATGTGGTGCGCAATGTCGTGCTGCCGTCGGCGCTGACCTGGATCATCGCCAGCCTGCATGTGGCGCTCGGCCTTGCCATCGTCGGCGCCATCGTCGGCGAGATCCTGGGGGCGCAGCATGGCCTCGGACTGCTGATCAAGTTCTCGCAGAACAATTTCGACTCGCCGGGCGTCTATGGCTGCATGTTCGTGATCGGCGCCATCGTGCTGAGCGTCGAGGCGATCATGGCGCGGGTCGAGAAGCGGCTGCTGGCCTGGCAGAAGCCGAAATCCTCGAACGCCGCGCAGGACGCTTGA
- a CDS encoding ABC transporter ATP-binding protein — translation MAEGAPALGGVTFEGVSKRFVSPVGETMTALRDVTLEIQPGQFCAIVGPTGCGKSTTLTMAAGLERPSEGRVSVSGQPVNGITKGTSFMFQQDALLPWRSVVANVALGPIFNKVPLKDALAMARDWMRTVGLAGFENHYPHQLSGGMRKRASLAAALINKPTMLLMDEPFSALDVQTRAIMSNELLSLWEKTRPSVLFVTHDLEEAIGLADKVVVITAGPGTVKAVFDIDLPRPRGPLQEIRFTPRFLELHHQIWEALRDEVQRTYARQSAPAAAGKAKP, via the coding sequence ATGGCAGAGGGAGCGCCTGCGCTTGGTGGGGTGACGTTTGAGGGGGTGAGCAAAAGGTTCGTGTCGCCGGTGGGCGAGACCATGACCGCCTTGCGCGATGTGACCCTCGAGATCCAGCCGGGCCAATTCTGCGCCATCGTCGGGCCCACCGGTTGCGGCAAGTCGACCACCTTAACCATGGCGGCCGGGCTCGAGCGCCCGAGCGAGGGGCGCGTCAGCGTCTCCGGCCAGCCGGTCAACGGCATCACCAAGGGCACGAGCTTCATGTTCCAGCAGGACGCGCTGCTGCCCTGGCGCTCGGTTGTCGCCAATGTCGCCCTCGGGCCGATCTTCAACAAAGTGCCGCTCAAGGACGCGCTCGCCATGGCGCGCGATTGGATGCGCACCGTCGGCCTCGCCGGCTTCGAGAACCATTATCCGCACCAGCTCTCGGGCGGCATGCGCAAGCGCGCGAGCCTCGCCGCGGCGCTCATCAACAAGCCCACGATGCTGCTGATGGACGAGCCCTTCTCGGCGCTCGACGTGCAGACCCGCGCCATCATGTCGAACGAATTATTGTCGCTGTGGGAAAAGACCCGGCCGTCCGTGCTGTTCGTCACCCACGACCTCGAGGAAGCGATCGGCCTTGCCGACAAGGTGGTGGTGATCACCGCCGGTCCCGGCACGGTCAAGGCGGTGTTCGACATCGATCTGCCGCGCCCGCGCGGCCCGCTGCAGGAAATCCGGTTCACGCCGCGCTTTCTCGAATTGCACCATCAGATCTGGGAGGCCTTGCGCGACGAGGTGCAGCGCACCTATGCCCGCCAATCGGCTCCCGCCGCCGCAGGGAAGGCAAAGCCATGA
- the rsmD gene encoding 16S rRNA (guanine(966)-N(2))-methyltransferase RsmD, translating into MRIVGGAFKGRVLKGPSGPGLRPTSDRLRETIFNILAHSYDDCVRDARVIDLFAGTGALGIEALSRGASFALFVDDGAEARSLIRGHVEMLGLGGVSRIFRRDATKLGEAPPGERFDLAFLDPPYGKGLGERALIALRDGEWLHDEALAIIEEAKGEMAELPGGYAELERRDYGDSQLILVRHLPTR; encoded by the coding sequence ATGCGCATTGTCGGCGGCGCGTTCAAAGGCCGCGTGTTGAAAGGTCCATCGGGTCCGGGCCTGCGCCCGACCTCCGACCGGCTGCGCGAGACGATCTTCAACATTCTCGCCCATTCCTATGACGATTGCGTGCGGGACGCGCGCGTCATCGATCTTTTCGCCGGCACCGGGGCGCTCGGGATCGAGGCGCTCTCGCGTGGCGCCAGCTTCGCGCTTTTTGTCGATGACGGCGCCGAAGCCCGTTCGCTCATTCGCGGCCACGTCGAGATGCTCGGCCTCGGCGGCGTCTCGCGCATCTTCCGCCGCGACGCAACCAAACTCGGCGAGGCGCCGCCCGGCGAGCGCTTCGATCTCGCCTTCCTCGATCCACCCTACGGCAAGGGCCTCGGCGAACGCGCTCTGATCGCGCTGCGCGACGGCGAATGGCTGCACGACGAGGCGCTCGCAATCATCGAGGAAGCGAAGGGCGAGATGGCAGAACTCCCAGGCGGCTATGCAGAACTGGAGCGCCGCGACTATGGCGATAGCCAGTTGATTCTCGTACGTCATTTGCCCACCAGATGA
- a CDS encoding pseudouridine synthase yields the protein MSDSNHSKTRGPRKPGGGASRGTRPPRAFTAKGDDKKSFRKRGEGDMPTYGKGGGKTGPKRKERATEGERPGRSFAKRDGERSFDAKRPPGKRGEYVAKRERAAEGERPARSFAKRDGERSFDAKRPPSKRGDYIAKSERTAEGERPAKSLAKRDGERSFGAKRAPSKRSDYIAKHERADKPRRDYAARKAQQQPRTFAREEGEERIAKVMARAGVASRRDAESWIAEGRVSINGVTLTSPAVNVKPEDKIVVDGKPIATRMRTRLFLFHKPRGTVTTARDPEGRPTIFDALPKDLPRLVTVGRLDINTEGLLLLTNDGGLKRVLELPETGWLRRYRVRANGETDQAQLDKLSEGVTIDGIHYAGIEARMDRQQGHNVWLTMGLREGKNREIKRVLEHLGLFVNRLIRLSFGPFQLGDLAEGATQEISTRILQEQLGEELAQEAKCDFDGPLELPKPIAELRPQREPPPERGGRERFARFQEEEAPRREKPERGKRKHISVLRAERRAEGAAPRKRMERTATEDRHGREVKVERVMLAQAPKRSQGGRNAERFAQERGARNKSAPKRGGKPGGGKRPPPKK from the coding sequence ATGAGCGACTCCAATCATTCCAAAACCCGCGGCCCCCGTAAACCGGGCGGCGGCGCATCGCGCGGCACCCGTCCTCCGCGTGCTTTCACCGCCAAGGGCGACGACAAAAAATCCTTCCGCAAGCGCGGCGAAGGTGACATGCCCACCTATGGCAAGGGCGGCGGCAAGACGGGCCCGAAGCGCAAAGAGCGCGCCACCGAGGGTGAGCGTCCCGGAAGATCCTTTGCGAAACGCGACGGCGAGCGCAGCTTCGACGCAAAACGTCCACCCGGCAAAAGAGGCGAGTATGTCGCCAAGCGCGAGCGCGCCGCCGAAGGTGAGCGCCCGGCAAGGTCCTTTGCGAAACGCGACGGCGAACGCAGCTTCGACGCAAAGCGTCCACCCAGCAAAAGAGGCGATTATATCGCCAAGTCCGAGCGCACGGCCGAAGGCGAGCGCCCGGCAAAGTCCTTAGCAAAACGCGACGGCGAGCGCAGCTTTGGCGCGAAACGCGCCCCCAGCAAGAGAAGCGATTACATCGCCAAGCACGAGCGCGCCGACAAGCCGCGCCGCGACTATGCGGCACGCAAGGCCCAGCAGCAGCCCCGCACCTTTGCGCGTGAAGAGGGCGAGGAGCGCATCGCCAAAGTAATGGCGCGCGCCGGCGTGGCGTCGCGCCGCGATGCTGAGAGCTGGATCGCGGAAGGCCGCGTGAGCATCAATGGCGTGACGCTGACGAGTCCCGCCGTGAACGTGAAGCCGGAAGACAAGATTGTGGTCGACGGCAAGCCGATCGCCACGCGCATGCGCACCCGCCTCTTCCTGTTCCACAAGCCGCGCGGCACGGTGACGACGGCAAGAGACCCGGAAGGCCGGCCGACTATTTTCGACGCGCTGCCGAAAGACCTGCCGCGTCTCGTGACCGTGGGGCGCCTCGACATCAACACCGAGGGCCTCCTGCTGCTGACCAACGACGGCGGCCTCAAGCGCGTGCTCGAACTTCCGGAAACCGGCTGGCTGCGCCGCTACCGCGTCCGCGCCAATGGTGAAACCGATCAGGCTCAGCTCGACAAATTGAGCGAAGGCGTGACGATCGACGGCATTCATTATGCCGGGATCGAAGCGCGCATGGACCGCCAGCAGGGCCACAATGTGTGGCTGACGATGGGCCTGCGCGAAGGCAAGAACCGTGAAATCAAACGCGTGTTGGAGCATCTCGGACTTTTCGTGAACCGCCTGATCCGCCTGAGCTTCGGCCCGTTCCAACTCGGCGACCTCGCCGAGGGCGCGACGCAAGAAATCAGCACCCGCATCTTGCAGGAGCAATTGGGCGAGGAACTCGCCCAGGAAGCCAAATGCGATTTCGACGGGCCGCTCGAATTGCCCAAGCCGATCGCCGAATTGCGGCCGCAGCGCGAGCCGCCGCCGGAGCGTGGCGGTCGCGAGAGATTTGCCCGCTTTCAGGAAGAAGAGGCGCCTCGGCGCGAGAAACCTGAGCGCGGCAAACGCAAACATATCTCCGTGCTGCGCGCCGAGCGCCGCGCGGAAGGCGCCGCGCCGCGCAAGCGCATGGAGCGGACCGCGACCGAAGATCGCCATGGCCGCGAAGTGAAGGTCGAGCGTGTCATGCTGGCGCAAGCACCCAAACGCAGCCAAGGCGGCCGCAATGCGGAGCGTTTCGCACAGGAGCGCGGCGCACGGAATAAGAGCGCACCCAAACGCGGCGGCAAACCGGGCGGCGGGAAGAGACCGCCGCCGAAGAAGTAA
- a CDS encoding nucleoside deaminase → MGIAFEEARAAAARGEVPVGAVIVRNGDVLARAGNRTLLDRDPTAHAEMLAIREAAHVLGSERLIGCDLYVTLEPCAMCAAAISFARIRRLYFAAADPKGGAVEHGPRFFAQATCHHQPEEVIGGLRESEAAELLREFFKERR, encoded by the coding sequence ATGGGAATTGCCTTCGAGGAAGCCCGTGCCGCCGCCGCGCGTGGCGAGGTGCCGGTCGGCGCGGTCATCGTGCGGAACGGCGACGTGCTGGCGCGCGCCGGCAACCGCACCCTGCTCGACCGCGACCCGACCGCCCATGCGGAAATGCTCGCCATCCGCGAGGCGGCGCACGTGCTCGGTTCGGAGCGGCTGATCGGCTGCGACCTCTATGTGACCCTCGAGCCCTGCGCCATGTGCGCCGCCGCCATTTCCTTCGCCCGGATCCGCCGTCTCTATTTCGCCGCCGCCGACCCGAAGGGCGGGGCGGTGGAGCATGGGCCGAGGTTTTTTGCGCAGGCGACCTGCCATCATCAGCCTGAGGAGGTGATAGGGGGCTTGCGCGAGAGCGAGGCGGCCGAGTTGTTGCGGGAGTTCTTCAAGGAGCGGCGGTGA
- a CDS encoding DUF2093 domain-containing protein codes for MNRFERRPPMPGEAEVQYLDGDFRVIRPGKFVCCGVTGEHIPLESLRYWSVDRQEAYASPEAVLQRLGRAVQSEGAAERIAVNKGAQE; via the coding sequence ATGAACCGTTTTGAACGCCGCCCGCCGATGCCGGGCGAGGCCGAAGTGCAGTATCTCGATGGCGATTTCCGTGTGATCCGGCCCGGAAAATTCGTTTGCTGCGGCGTGACCGGCGAACATATCCCACTGGAATCGCTGCGCTATTGGAGCGTCGACCGGCAGGAGGCCTATGCCAGTCCCGAGGCGGTTTTGCAACGGCTGGGGAGAGCCGTGCAAAGCGAGGGCGCGGCGGAGCGAATCGCTGTAAACAAGGGGGCCCAGGAATAA
- a CDS encoding thymidylate synthase — MRAYLDLLQHVLDHGAVKTDRTGTGTRSVFGYQMRFDLGQGFPLVTTKKLHLKSIVHELLWFLAGDTNIAYLKAHGVSIWDEWADANGNLGPVYGHQWRSWAGADGQTYDQIRQVLADIKRAPDSRRLIVSAWNVADIAKMKLAPCHCLFQFYVADGKLSCQLYQRSADIVLGVPFNIASYALLTHMMAQVCGLEVGEFIHTLGDAHIYSNHFEQARLQLTRTPRPLPRLALNPEVKSLFDFTYDDITIHDYDPHPAIKAPVAV; from the coding sequence ATGCGCGCCTATCTCGATCTTTTGCAGCACGTCCTCGACCACGGCGCGGTCAAGACCGACCGGACCGGCACGGGTACGCGATCCGTGTTCGGCTACCAGATGCGCTTTGATCTTGGACAGGGCTTTCCGCTGGTCACGACCAAGAAATTGCATCTGAAATCGATCGTCCACGAGCTTTTGTGGTTCTTGGCCGGTGACACCAACATCGCCTATCTGAAGGCGCATGGGGTGAGCATCTGGGACGAGTGGGCCGACGCCAATGGCAACCTCGGGCCCGTCTATGGCCACCAATGGCGGTCGTGGGCTGGGGCCGACGGCCAGACCTATGATCAGATCCGCCAAGTCCTCGCCGACATCAAGCGCGCGCCGGATTCCCGCCGCCTCATCGTCTCAGCCTGGAACGTCGCCGACATTGCGAAGATGAAGCTCGCGCCGTGCCATTGCCTGTTCCAGTTCTACGTGGCAGACGGCAAATTGTCGTGCCAGCTTTATCAGCGCTCGGCCGACATCGTGCTCGGCGTGCCGTTCAACATCGCGTCCTATGCGCTGCTCACCCATATGATGGCGCAAGTGTGCGGCCTGGAGGTCGGCGAGTTCATCCATACGCTGGGGGACGCGCATATCTATTCCAACCATTTCGAACAGGCGCGGCTGCAACTCACCCGAACGCCGCGCCCGTTGCCGCGGCTGGCGCTCAATCCCGAGGTCAAGTCGCTGTTCGACTTCACCTACGACGACATCACGATTCACGATTACGATCCCCATCCGGCGATCAAGGCGCCCGTGGCGGTGTGA
- a CDS encoding dihydrofolate reductase yields MSVRITLVVAVAHNGVIGGNNQLLWRLKSDLRYFKTVTMGKPMVMGRKTFHSIGKPLPGRKTIVVTRDQAFAYDGVLVAHDVDAALELAAQEARALGADEIIIAGGGELYAQLIGRADRLRVTEVDLAPQGDAHFPKIDPAQWREIRREPHPAGPEDEAAFCFVDYERR; encoded by the coding sequence GTGAGCGTCAGAATCACCCTCGTCGTTGCCGTCGCGCACAACGGCGTGATCGGCGGCAATAACCAATTGTTATGGCGCCTCAAATCCGATTTGCGCTATTTTAAGACCGTGACCATGGGTAAGCCGATGGTGATGGGGCGTAAGACGTTTCATTCGATCGGCAAGCCATTGCCGGGCCGCAAAACCATCGTGGTGACGCGCGATCAGGCTTTTGCTTACGACGGCGTACTGGTTGCCCATGACGTCGATGCGGCGCTTGAACTCGCGGCGCAGGAGGCGCGCGCGTTGGGCGCGGATGAAATCATCATCGCTGGCGGCGGCGAGCTTTACGCGCAACTGATCGGCCGCGCCGACCGTTTGCGCGTGACGGAAGTGGATCTTGCGCCGCAGGGCGACGCGCATTTCCCCAAGATCGATCCGGCGCAATGGCGCGAGATCCGGCGTGAGCCCCATCCGGCCGGGCCGGAGGACGAAGCGGCCTTTTGTTTCGTCGATTACGAGCGGCGGTGA
- the hflK gene encoding FtsH protease activity modulator HflK codes for MPWGNQNGGNNGGPWHSGPGPWGQGSGGGPPAEVERILRGGQDRLKNVFKHGGFNGFTVGIFLLVGIAIWLLTGFYTVQSNEVALNQVFGRYVGKAGPGLNYNFPYPAGSVVTLKVLDQNATDVGFVSHDDGRRSGTAFPTDVPEESLMLTGDENIADVKFRVIWQIDPAHPDDYAFNIRNPDETVKAVAESAMREVVGRSQIQRILTAERTNVELSTRDLMERVLNSYQAGVLIRQVQLLSVDPPPSVIDAFKAVTAADQEKQRLSNEAEAYANRVVLEAQGQAAAIIQQAEGYRDQTIAEAKGQTAQFDQVYAQYKKSPVVTRERLYLETMERVLGGADKIILDPGQGTNLLPLLPLTGPGQSQGEAK; via the coding sequence ATGCCCTGGGGCAATCAGAACGGCGGGAACAATGGCGGGCCGTGGCACTCGGGGCCGGGCCCGTGGGGGCAGGGGTCGGGCGGCGGACCGCCGGCCGAGGTCGAGCGCATCCTGCGCGGCGGCCAGGATCGGTTGAAAAATGTCTTCAAGCACGGCGGGTTCAACGGGTTCACCGTCGGCATCTTCTTGCTCGTCGGCATCGCGATTTGGCTCCTCACCGGTTTCTATACCGTGCAGAGCAACGAGGTCGCGCTCAATCAGGTTTTTGGCCGCTATGTCGGCAAGGCCGGGCCGGGCCTCAATTATAATTTCCCCTATCCGGCGGGATCGGTCGTCACGCTGAAGGTGCTCGATCAGAACGCCACCGATGTCGGCTTCGTCTCCCATGACGATGGCCGGCGCAGCGGCACGGCTTTCCCCACCGACGTGCCGGAAGAAAGTCTGATGCTGACGGGCGATGAAAATATTGCCGACGTCAAATTCCGCGTCATTTGGCAGATCGATCCGGCCCATCCGGACGACTATGCCTTCAACATCCGCAATCCCGACGAGACGGTGAAAGCCGTTGCCGAAAGCGCGATGCGGGAAGTGGTCGGGCGGTCGCAGATTCAACGGATCCTGACGGCCGAGCGCACGAATGTCGAACTCTCGACCAGGGACTTGATGGAACGGGTTTTGAACAGCTACCAGGCAGGGGTGCTTATTCGGCAGGTGCAGCTTTTGTCGGTCGATCCGCCGCCTTCGGTGATCGACGCCTTCAAGGCGGTGACGGCTGCCGACCAGGAAAAGCAGCGCCTGAGCAACGAAGCGGAGGCCTACGCCAACCGTGTGGTGCTGGAAGCGCAAGGGCAGGCGGCGGCGATCATCCAGCAGGCGGAAGGCTACCGCGATCAGACGATTGCGGAAGCGAAAGGCCAGACGGCGCAATTCGACCAGGTCTATGCGCAATATAAGAAATCGCCGGTCGTGACGCGCGAACGGCTTTATCTCGAAACGATGGAACGCGTGTTGGGCGGCGCGGACAAGATCATTCTCGACCCGGGCCAGGGGACGAATCTCCTGCCGTTGTTGCCGCTGACCGGCCCGGGGCAGTCGCAAGGAGAAGCCAAATGA
- the hflC gene encoding protease modulator HflC codes for MRSGFSGFALLLILAVFGVLAITLLFTVGQTQQALVMRFGEPVAGRGLITEPGLHVKWPFIENVIYIDKRILDLEVPQQEVTAADNQRLEVDAFVRYRITDPLKFFQTLGTVGNAGSQLSSLLSSSLRRVLGEANLPQIVREERAALMLRIRDQVNDQAARYGMTIEDVRIRRADLPREISEGVFARMRSERQRETAEKLAEGSQQSLTIRAKADRDVVVIKANAQRQADETRGAGEAERIQIFADAFGKDPEFAAFYRSMRAYDAALKPGTKMVLSPKLDFFRFFSNPEGQAAK; via the coding sequence ATGAGAAGCGGCTTTTCGGGTTTTGCGCTTCTGCTGATTTTGGCCGTGTTCGGCGTGCTGGCGATCACTTTGCTGTTCACGGTCGGCCAGACGCAGCAGGCGCTCGTCATGCGGTTCGGCGAGCCCGTCGCCGGGCGGGGCCTGATCACCGAACCGGGCCTCCATGTCAAATGGCCCTTCATCGAAAATGTCATCTATATCGACAAGCGCATTCTCGATCTCGAAGTGCCGCAACAGGAAGTCACCGCGGCGGACAATCAGCGCCTCGAGGTCGACGCCTTCGTGCGCTACCGCATCACCGACCCGCTGAAGTTCTTCCAGACGCTGGGGACGGTCGGCAACGCGGGCAGCCAATTGTCGTCGCTGCTCTCGTCCTCGCTGCGCCGGGTGCTCGGCGAGGCCAACCTGCCGCAGATCGTGCGCGAGGAGCGGGCTGCGTTGATGCTGCGCATTCGCGATCAGGTGAACGATCAGGCCGCCCGCTACGGCATGACGATCGAGGATGTGCGCATCCGTCGCGCCGACCTGCCGCGCGAAATCTCCGAGGGCGTGTTCGCGCGCATGCGCTCCGAGCGCCAGCGTGAAACGGCCGAGAAGCTCGCGGAAGGTTCGCAGCAATCCTTGACCATCCGCGCGAAAGCCGATCGTGACGTGGTCGTGATCAAGGCCAATGCGCAGCGCCAGGCCGATGAAACGCGCGGCGCGGGCGAAGCCGAGCGCATCCAGATCTTCGCCGACGCGTTCGGCAAGGATCCGGAATTCGCCGCGTTCTACCGATCGATGCGCGCCTATGATGCGGCGCTGAAGCCGGGGACGAAAATGGTGCTGAGCCCGAAGTTGGACTTCTTCCGCTTTTTCAGCAATCCCGAAGGCCAGGCTGCAAAGTGA